GGTAGTGGGTTTTGTAGATACTGGCACTGGTTTAGGTTTAAGTCCTGGCTTCGGTTTCAACCCAGGTTTACTTGCAATGTCAGGCTTTTTTCTCAAAGCCGGTTTAGGTTTAGCTTTGTCCTTCACTGAACTATCAACTATTTTGTCTGTTTCTACAGTGACACTGTCAAACTCACTAACTGAAGGTTTTACACTTTCATCAGATTCCGCCCGATCCCTTCGCTTTGGGATAGGTGGTTTTGCCCTTGGAACAGGCTTCGGTTTTGATGTAATGTCTTTATTTTCTTTCACCTCTACCTCGGGTAAAGATTGATCAACATCTTGTTCCACTGATTTATCAtcttcagtttttattttcattgtcatGATTTTTTCTAAATCATCATCCACACTGAAAAGCAGAAAGATACATATTCATCAAAATATTGCTGAAACTTGcgaaatttaaataatatcagtGATATTTTTAAGTGCACCATGATTtccattaattttatataaattatccCCTAAAATGAATAGGCAGTCTGGAAAACTGTACATAAGTTTATTTAGTTCCTAATAGTGGTTTATCACTGGAAAAAGTACCATCCTAAATACACTGAGccttcaattttttttaagaaaagcaatgcatgtatctttttaatttaccTGAAAAGGTCATCTGTGTTTTCTTCCCTATATTCCCCTGATACTgcaggtgtgaccttgacatctgacctTGACCCAGTTATAAACAAGTCTTCACCTTCACCTTCCTCCATTGCTCCACTTAAATCAGGTTCTTCAAAGATCTTCAGATCCCCtacataaaatacaattatacatatttcatagGAGTATAATTAATGTTGACTGTGAAAGTTCACATGAACTTGTTAAAAGCaaagagaaaacaaaatttgATGCAGTCAGTCAGTTCCAAACTGTCTAACTTATATGAAGGGGCTTTGGTTTGTGTCTAAtacttgaaatatatgtataactcAAGACAGAGAACAAGCTAGGATGACCGATTAAATTTATCCTGCAGTCATTTCCCGAAATGGCTATAACAGTGCAGAGAGATACATGGACTATTTAATGTTGACTTTTGCACTACTCAAATCACCTAATCACCACCCACCTATATTCCAAGTCAGATgtaaataccttgaatggttatcaagttatgctctgAACAAAATACATGACAGACAAATCTGACCTtgctgagaccttgacctttgacctactgacctggttcatgggctctgcacattgtctcatcgccacctacttatatgccaagtttaaagacAATTCCTTGAAAAGTTACTAAGTTATGCTGCAGACGAGAAATATGAGGGTCAAATTTGATCattgagctccatttgtgatcttgacctttgacctaccaacctgcACATAATTTCATCGTTATCtacttatatgccaagtttaaagtcaataccttgaatgcttattgagttatgctctggacaagaaATAGGATGGACAGACACACTCACCATCACACAatacatcgttttttttttccaaaaagcatgataaaacaaaacatgtaacaaATCATCTAACTAACAAATTGTGTCTGTTGCATATGTTGATAGTTCCCTATATATTTTAAGACAGCTAAAATGCAGTTAAGATCTATATTTCCCTTGAACAACATAATTAAGTGGTTCATAGGGCCACCAGACAGAAGGCTCACTAGTCGTAAACAGCCATTTTCTTTCATTAGACACATCCCTTACCCTAATCCTGTGATATGAGTATGAAATATCAGTTAAAATGGCtccaacaaataagaaaaatcaacaacaacacgtgtagcgtttgttcatagataattattaacttccaacgttttggcgttaagccttcctcagggaagaataacaataaaaacaacagacatgacgtcgttaaacaacgtcgcgtaaaaaggcggtaaaatatatacaaagtttagatctacattatttacaatgttaaataaattaaaaataacgttcctttaaacggatttaacaaacataccgagtaaattgtcggatagtgtttatacaaaatttcctatacttatgtatataaaaaacagaaacaggaaaaaacaatgatatactcggcattacatatctatatatgtagatcaatacaattagttaattggtcaattaatgtcaaataaaactttagaatttaaaccatatggatagagcgttttcagtttatgtatccacactgtttctttgcagagacgatcaatgtcatttcttacaacatcaataggcataaaagaaaagtcctttaagcaatgatctcgtaaattgaaatgtgatgcaaccaTTGAGGAAAAAGTAGGGTCAGTAAAACTATTGATATCAAATCGGTGACTGTTTTTAAAATGGCTCCCAAATAGTGGGCAATTTGGCTTCCATTTTAGCTGGCCATTGGACTTCTTTAAGAACCTTTATGAATGTTGACTTTCAGACCAAAGCACTTTCTGGGCTACTTTAAGGATCTGCTATGAATGCTGCCTTTCATATTAAAGCGCTTCAACTTATTGGGCTGTGGGCTACTTTGAGGATCTGCCACGTGACTTTCAGACCAATTTGTCTTTTGGCTAAGCAGGACCCTAGGGATACAAAGCAGAACTGCATGAACTCATTCATAAAGAAGAAAACTAATTTTATTCTTTTCCGAATCGGTGAAGTACTGAAATATATCAGTTAGTACATGAAATTGACATTTCACTGTTTCAAAGcagtgaaaaatgtcatttttatcttTCACCGGTATGGAACAACGCATAAATGCAAAAGAATGTGAATTATAAATAATTGGAAATTCTTGCAAAATAAACATCAATAAAGATATAGGtgtatataaatacttaaaagaacatatagatatatacaaCCTCATAATAATATGCAAAAGAAATCTAGAAACTTCCAAAGAAATACCTGAAAGATTTTTAACATAGATTCTGTGACGTCAAAACATTGTGACATCATTTTGCAATGCATGTGACGTTACAAAGTAAAATCGTTACAATTCGTAAAACTATTGAAAattgaattaaaagaaaacttgtttgtgtcagtgtaaaattgatatatatatatatttcacttgcgaacaccataatttacatctTCACTTGTAGCTGCACTACtcataaaaatattgtatatgGTGTTGACTCTGTGGAATTTATTTTGACCTTACAATGGAACAAACAAATGTTTCTATATCCAAGTAAGATTGTTGTTACCTTTTGTGTCAGCTGAAACATCTTCAGCAGTAAATaaatcattgtcatcatcatcatcttgattatcatcatcttcatcatcaaaTAAGTTTCTGAAAGTTATTTCAAACACTGGAAACACTTTCtaatggaagtttttttttttggatttaacgtcacaccgacacatgataggtcatatggcgactttccagctttaatggtggaggaagacctctccgtgcattatttcaacacgagcgggcacctgggtagaaccaccaaccttccgtaagccagctggatggtctAATGGAAGTAGAAGTAGCTATATTTCTGTGactaagatgtacagccaaaatGTTACAAACTGGCACCTTAGCTTTGTAGCTATATGTCTAAAGCACCTACACTTTCAAAGTCCCAAACAAGCTTATTTTATTAACAGGCTATCATTTAACCAGCTGTGATGCAATTCTTGTGCCTAAAATCCACACAAAAAAAACGCCCAGTGCCATTTTCATTTTCtcattaaataaagttattataataataattattattatcattattatctccATATTTGTTCAGCTATACTTACACGTCTTTGTCACTGCTTTCCGTGTTTGTCTCTTCTTCAGTTTCCACCTTATCTGTTTGTTCTGCAGAGTTATCACCCTTGTTAACACTGGACTCGGACACTTCAATCTTCTttaactttccagctttcataGCACTCACCCCTAAATACAACTTAAAATGAGTGTTTGTAAACAGATCAAAATGCCTACCTGTTTTTTACTATCATATCTTCCAAGTTGGTTAATGTTTTGAGTGACTTTTTCGTAAATAAGATTACACATCATTTATTGCCAATGCACTTCCATATTACAAAGGTTAGACATTCTTACTATTTCTATCAAAAATACTGTCTATAATTCTGAATCTATTTGTCTATTTTAGGCCAGGAAAAACAGGCAGTGGATTAACAGTTTTTACTGTTAGAGATACTATGAGTTTTTCATGACTTGGAAGTTATTTTGAAtgctggcaaagctctgattcagaaaagtcgagcataatgtcttatgaacagctctttttctaactttaaacttccttaacatattaaatttgctgaaatatttttttatatttttattgggAGTTAAATATATGAAATTGTTATAGAAATACAGTAAAATGCACATTTGAGTGCATGGCAAGTTTCTACGTTTTACAAAAAAACGTGCACATGTATTAAATATTACAACTTTTATCCACtgaggcctcaccaaattaaaaagttgttcatcggatttgccgctcatatattttcagaaacacaaaaaaatattataataaaaaataagtttaggAAAGATTTTATTCGTAACAgaagatataaatatgtattgcatttttttaatttgatgaggcCTCAGTGTTAGGGATTGCCAGTGTTCTAACCTGTTGCTTGTAGCAAATGTCTTTTTTTGTGGGATTAATTTATTCTAAAAATTCAAAACTACAAATAAAATCTTTCCTAAACTTACACTCCCGAAAGCTATTTTTCAATGCCTATATTTTGCCACATCTTGATTATTGCTGCACTATATGGGGAAACTGCAGTGACGAGCTTctaaaaactgttttgaaattccaAAAACGTGCTGCAAGAATTATTCTTGACAAAAAATTTGATGCCCCATCCGctgaattatttacaaaattgaaatggatgactttttctgaccgaattaaatacaaaaaagcaatCCTAGTATATAAATCGATTCATGACCAATGTCCTAATtatcttacttcaaaatttactcAAAAGCAAACATCTGATCGTGAACTTAGATCTAGAGAAAATGATGAACTAGTAGTACCTATGCCAAAACAGGAATTTTTTCGCAAATCTTTGCACTATTCTGGAACAGTTATCTTGAATAACATACCTAAATATATACGTACTTCAGACACCCTGGAGAAATTTAAAAGATCGTACCTTCAGTGGCAATACTCTGACAGTACAATAAgtcataattgcaattaaatGTCAGGAAATACTGTGTCAACCATCTCtctccattttcattgtaaatagttACTTCAGTTGTTAAATTAGTGTCCTGTATTGTATATAATCTTTCattctcatattatttttctgataacattaactttgtgtgttttattttgtcatatttttatccatgtttgtatatagccatgtatatgtggaccatattgtaaattggcttagccaaatatgttatccactataACTAAAgtggttattattattattattattattacacttaTGTGGGAAGCTAAATACAACAACAGCCATATGATTACTCTGCAAATTGTGGTCTTTATGTCTctaaaacttttaaacaattcTTCCTGAAAATGAATGAACCTCATTCAGGGATTTTACATacatgagctgcgccatgagaaaaccgacatagttgctttgcaaccagcatggatccatgctgtttgctaacagtttctctaattgcaatagactttgaaagcgaacagcatggatactgaccagactgcgtggatgcgcaggctggtctggatccatgctggtcgcaaacccactatgttgattttctcatggcatggctcacatGATTTATTAGATTTAATATGTATGTACAGTCATACAGCCATTTTAAGGGCATACACAAAATATCTATACCTAGAAATTCCAGAAGTATTGCATCTGTAGAGAGTTTAGGTGTTGAAGCTAGATATCTCATAAAGTGGTCAAGATTATTTCTCCGTTCCTTGGCAATACTTTCGTTCATCATTAGCACTTTCTTTGGAAGCTGCGGAAATGCTGTCCCACTGTACTTTGTGTTGAACttattatatatttcttcaaaCTCACCAAGCTTTTTCATAACCtgaaaacaaaaccaaaccaAAAACTTGTTCTCATATTTTGATAACTTAGTTTCTACAGTAAACTTATATACAGACCATTACATTACATTGGGCTGCACATTGAAATAAAcctacattttgaaagattataACTTCTTCATCCATGTCACTGAAGTAGaaacaaaaaacatgaaaaatggtactggtagctgcCTCACTTGGCGCTAAGCATTAAGAGGAAAGTTCTAGgtctggtcagcctggtgtcagtataatgtgactgggcgggatatcatgtcacgttaTGTCTATGgcctgatattccagtgagacagcactgTAAAGTTGGCCACTGTGCTCACTGCTTCAAGTAGACACTGTCAATTATATGACTgaaactttgtttaaaaagatGCTAAACCCGAACACTCACGCATACATGCAGGCACACACACAAAGACATCCACATACACAAAATTTATGTGATCAGTAACTAGTAACTTTGTATAACATTCTCCTTAGAAAGCTCTCTGTAATTTGGAGTTATCTTTCTGAGAACTCAATGCAATCCTTTGCCACTTCTTTGCCTAAGGGAGGCTTTGATATTGTGTTTTTTACCCTGATCTTAACAATATATTGGTACCTCCAGATTCATTCCACTGgtttgatttaatttatttttattgggtttaaagtcacatcaacacaattataggtctgaCATATGACAATTTTCAGTCTCCTTGGAGACAATGTCATTAAGATCTGATTCGAtctgtttagtttaatcatattgtACTTCTTATATTTTACATTCATACATTTGTAACAATAATTGTACATGCACAAAAATAAGCATTAATGGGTAGAGCAATGAGTTCTTGCAACATCTATCATGGGCGGTGGTAACcaccaaaattagtaaatatacaatctattcataaacaagtcagtcagtgcagtgcatttcaacgccgtctagtctaaaattccatcccgcccaatatatttacattcaacgcattgtattttggaaccatttaatgcaaaacttcattccatccatctaaacatggaacgatgcattgaaaaacttgttgcaatgcaccgtactatgaaatcatccatcgaaacatgataccatgcagctcaatgtgaagccgtttaacacaacatgagtatgtgcagtgtaaaatgaaatgacttATTACAACTtcacgccgtctaatgcatattgaaaccgctttgtgtaattaaaagcggtgtataaaaacttgatgccatgcagtccaatgtgaatacgtttaacgcaacatgagttcgtgcagtgtaaaatgaaacggttcattaaagcttggcgccgtctaatgcatactgaaaccgcgTTGTGTGATTTGAAGCggtgtatcaaaatttgatgccatgcagccaaatgtgaagccgtttaacgaaacacgagtatgtgcattgtaaaaggtttaaataaaactatcagttcataagtttgccatattataaatatagattctggatcagttttacgtatgaatatcttaaaatttgtcctaaaaccgaccttgtggtaaaattctaacatttaattttacactaTTCCTgtgatttatctgaatattaaaaggggaccttattttcgtgaaacatctttcttcttagtttaagctttgtcagaagtattcttagtgaaacagactcagtaatagaaataacaatgacaaaattaacaagctggacagtcagtttcctggatttcatacaagtattaactttatctccacaagtatctgcgacgctcgctcggttcacaaatcccctTACCGgttgtatgaaatccaggaaactgactgtccaacttaaatgaaatactgtttaaaaatggcataagatctccccccccaccaaaaaaaaaaacccaacagacATTGCACTGGACAGTGAAGAACATGTAATTTAAACATACTGTCTAAAAACAtaacatgttaacatttattttatatgattaatatTAACTCGGGAGATctttagtgtttgttaattttgtcattgtTATTTCTACTACTGAGTCTGTTTCACAAAGAATACTTCTAacaaagcttaaactaagaagaaaactgtttcacgaaaataaggtccccttttaatattcagataagTCGCTGGAacagtgtaaaattaaatgttagaattttaccacaaggtcgctTTTAGGACAATTTTTAAGATATCCATATGAAAAAGTGATCCAGAATATATATTTACTGGCAGTATAATagggcaaacttatgaactgatagtcttattagccttttacaatgcacgtactcgtgttccgttaaacggcttcacatttgggtgcatggcatcaaattttgatacgccgctccaaatcacacaacacagTTTCAGTATGCAGtagacggcgccaagctttaatgaatcgtttcattttacactgcacgaactcatgttacgttaaacgtcttcacatttgACTGCATGGCATCAggtttttatacaccgctcttaattacacaaagttgtttcaatatgcattagacggcgtgaagttgtaataaatcatttcattttacactgcacgtactcatgttgtgttaaacagcttcacattgagctgcatgttatcatgttttgttggatgatttcatattacaatgCATTGAAACAAGTtcttcaatgcatcgttccatgtttaaatggatggaatgaagttttgcattaaacggtttcaaaatacaatgcgttgaatacaaatttattggacgggacggagttttagactagacggcattGAAATGctatgcactgactgacttgtttatgaatagattgtatatttactaattttggcggtaaccgccgcccataaaCATCTCCtcccaataaatacattaaacacaatgtatcaaatgtaacagaaacagaaactacaaaatacaagagatcacagagtgatcttggcgcccaccaatgtgccatttttgagtgttccaaatttcaagacttattgactacctcaaggtcaaatttcatttccgtacacaacactgtgcatgtggtccaaattcaaaagctgtagcttgagaaatgtgaaagtaggtcaccaggtcaatgtcaaggtcaaagtttgtttcagtacacaatcctatgcatgtggtctaaatttgaagcctgtagctacagaaatgtgaaagtaggtcactaggtcaaccttAAGGTCAGagttcatttcagaacacaaaactatgcaagtggtccaaatttgaaggctgtagcttgagaaatgtaaaagtaggtcactaggtcaaaatcgcggtcaaattctatttcggaatacaaaactatgcatgtggtccaaatttgaagcctgtaccttcaaaaatgtgaaagtaggtcactaggtcaatgtaaaggtcaaagttcatttcggtacacaaaactatgcatgtggtccgaatttgaaggctatagcttgagaaatgtaaaagtaggtcactaagtcaaaatcaaggtcaaattttatttctgaatacaaaactatgcatgtggtccaaatttgaagcctgtaccttaaaaatgtgaaagtaggtcactaggtcaatgcaaaggtcaaagttcatttaggtacacaaaactatgcaagtggtcgaaatttgaaggctgtagcttgagaaatgtaaaagtaggtcaccaggtcaaaatcaaggtcaaattttatttcagaatacaaaactatgcatgtggtccaaatttgaagcctgtaccttaaaaatgtgaaagtaggtcactaggtcaatgtaaaggtcaaagttcattttggtacacaaaactatgcaagtggtccaaatttgaaggctgtagcttgagaaatgtaaaagtaggtcactaggtcaaaatcatggtcaaattttatttcggaatacaaaactatgcatgtggtccaaatttgaagcctgtaccttaaaaatgtgaaagtaggtcactaggtcaatgtgaaggtcaaagtttttttcggcacacaaaactatgcatgtggtccaaatttgaaggctgtagcttgagaaatgtgaaagtaggt
The Mercenaria mercenaria strain notata chromosome 10, MADL_Memer_1, whole genome shotgun sequence genome window above contains:
- the LOC123561820 gene encoding HCLS1-binding protein 3-like, whose protein sequence is MAHATVTIRELKNKETGIDLSVTSYKETKAMLGSTYEYQVMVVSNLSYFKTAKHKETDNVQFTVMKKLGEFEEIYNKFNTKYSGTAFPQLPKKVLMMNESIAKERRNNLDHFMRYLASTPKLSTDAILLEFLGVSAMKAGKLKKIEVSESSVNKGDNSAEQTDKVETEEETNTESSDKDVNLFDDEDDDNQDDDDDNDLFTAEDVSADTKGDLKIFEEPDLSGAMEEGEGEDLFITGSRSDVKVTPAVSGEYREENTDDLFSVDDDLEKIMTMKIKTEDDKSVEQDVDQSLPEVEVKENKDITSKPKPVPRAKPPIPKRRDRAESDESVKPSVSEFDSVTVETDKIVDSSVKDKAKPKPALRKKPDIASKPGLKPKPGLKPKPVPVSTKPTTSAVSDSADKTAESDKATSAVEDITEDDIMKYIQENTQSSDDLDLFS